In Perca fluviatilis chromosome 14, GENO_Pfluv_1.0, whole genome shotgun sequence, a genomic segment contains:
- the LOC120572842 gene encoding C-type lectin domain family 10 member A-like, whose translation MADYYNEREQDSSTLWIKEPVAVSLSAVSRFRHWLFPALTATFILVLIIALGASNTKTSNQLWSVEQRVSNLSHVIQSLNTSLQHAQETSKQVHQLQVAMDNNKNELMSVAEALKQLAVIDSLSRSVASLKCSLERIINNSSTESMCCPPGWVEFGSSCYFFSRESRSWNESRVWCEKRDAHLLILQDDKTWNFVTRRTVPLMYWVGLSDWRTGRWEWINQTPYTMERRRWEIGQPDSWTEHGLGPGDEDCAQLYYTGRLNDIHCSTAMRYICQKHGTHA comes from the exons ATGGCAGACTACTACAACGAGAGGGAACAGGACAGCAGCACTCTCTGGATCAAAG AGCCTgtagctgtctctctctcagctgtctCCAGGTTCAGACACTGGTTGTTTCCTGCTCTGACAGCTACATTCATCCTGGTTCTGATCATAGCACTGGGAGCTagca ACACGAAGACATCCAATCAGCTGTGGTCTGTGGAGCAGAGAGTCAGCAACCTGAGCCACGTCATCCAATCACTGAACACCTCTCTGCAGCACGCTcagg AAACATCTAAGCAGGTTCACCAGCTGCAGGTTGCTatggacaacaacaaaaacgagCTCATGTCAG tggcCGAGGCGTTGAAGCAGCTGGCAGTCATCGACTCTCTCAGCCGGAGCGTCGCTTCGCTCAAATGTTCCCTCGAACGGATCATCAAcaata gctcTACAGAGAGCATGTGTTGTCCTCCAGGTTGGGTTGAGTTTGGTTCCAGCTGCTACTTCTTCAGCCGTGAGTCTCGGTCCTGGAACGAGTCCAGAGTCTGGTGTGAGAAACGCGATGCTCACCTGCTCATACTGCAGGACGACAAGACCTGG AACTTTGTGACTCGTCGTACGGTTCCCTTGATGTACTGGGTGGGTCTGTCTGACTGGAGAACCGGCCGCTGGGAGTGGATCAACCAGACGCCGTACACCATGGAGCGCAG GCGCTGGGAGATCGGTCAGCCTGACAGCTGGACCGAACACGGTCTCGGCCCCGGAGACGAAGACTGTGCTCAACTGTATTACACTGGACGCCTCAACGACATCCACTGCTCCACCGCCATGCGCTACATCTGCCAGAAACACGGCACGCACGCCTGA
- the LOC120572889 gene encoding Fc receptor-like protein 5 yields MEDTSLLWLLFLTSLLSCPTNQVSLTVRPSSSQMFKGQSVSLSCEEDDSSAGWTLRRNTTRETRTQCGDGWGRPAGSSCNISYMAPSDSGVYWCESREGATSNSITITVTGGPVILQSPVLPVMEGEDLTLTCKTKMSSNLPAGFYKDGSFIRTEPAAHMTIHHVSRSDEGLYKCNISSLGESPPSWVSVTGEEVTFDFRSSFIQIFT; encoded by the exons ATGGAGGACACATCTCTACTCTGGCTGCTCT TTCTGACCTCACTGCTGAGCTGCCCAACAAACCAAG tctctctgactgtgagacccagcagctctcagatgtttaaaggacagtctgtctctctgagctgtgaggaggacgacagctctgctggatggactctgaggaggaacacaACCAGAGAAACCAGGACTCAGTGTGGAGATGGCTGGGGAAGACCTGCTGGTTCTTCCTGTAACATCAGCTACATGGCCCCATCGGACAGTGGAGTttactggtgtgagtccagagagggagcaaccagtaacagcatcaccatcactgtcactg gtggaccagtgatcctgcagagtcctgtcctccctgtgatggagggagaagacctcactctgacctgtaaaacaaagatgtcctccaacctcccagctggtttctataaagatggctccttcatcaggactgagcctgcagctcacatgaccatccaccatgtttccaggtctgatgaaggTCTCTACAAGTGCAACATCAGCAGTCTTGGAGAGTctccacccagctgggtctctgtcacaggtgAGGAGGTTACCTTTGATTTCAGGAGTTCATTCATCCAGATATTCACCTGA